A window of Bacteroidota bacterium contains these coding sequences:
- a CDS encoding T9SS type A sorting domain-containing protein, translated as MKKLFTKNGLLFIGILSMVSFIPFKSQATHSAGADIWYEKVGNNQYKISVAFFRDCLGILEDNGVLVRVKSVSKGFNQEFIAPKKSPPNGEIVTFTCPTGVPTCLGGTAVGIRRWVYEVTVSLPDTAADWTFSWRECNRNNAITTVINAGNFCMYIEAKLNNTIFSNNNAPIFTNPPIALACIGQNFNYNQGSYDSEGDSLFYELINPKHTATANVPLNPPFTVISPMSSSTPFSLNSLTGALNFTPTQIEVGILASRVKEYRNGILIGSVIRDFQFYTRPCPNNTAPVASGFNGTNIYEDTICAGTNACYFMNSIDPEVNQNVVMTSNVTSVIPGSTFTATNASRPVGNFCWQTDTSDVRSTPHVFTIRVVDEFCPDAAVQDFTYAIWVEDVKAAISKTDETCNLIDGTATVVPTNGLPGYTYSYLWSNGQTSSTASSLVGGTYTVTVTSNRGCTVSKQIVVGGPPVTINLTPIVKANTGCNGICNGGINISPLGGTLYTYNWSTGTTNTFIANQCQGVYTVLVTDVSGCTAITSVTVPDSSLVVTCNLATTNDDGCQGVCNGTATATAVASSAVTYLWNTGATTSAITGLCGGIYTVTVTDTKGCSSTCSGIVLNQNTSFTVSVSRINNTGCNGVCNGSLTANTQGGTQFTYSWSNGATSKTISGICTGTYTVIVTDASGCTASSVRSIIDGGITITCNATSLPNTICNGTCNGSAVVTATGGTALSYLWSNGQTTASASGLCPQTYTITVTDVSGCSSFCGVVVGNNPEPFAIQTTKTNVTCNGGSDGSITTSISGGTGPFSLIWSNGNTNLQATGFIAGTYTVTVTSGLGCTQTLSVSITQPTKIVAMRAITKSTCGDCSGKITLTVSGGVGPYTYLWSNGKTTKNNLNVCAGAYSVTITDSRGCTINPSYNVGDSIIAITILGVVINNTGCAGACNGSINVTPSGGAGFTYLWNNGATSNQISGICEGNYIVTVTNSAGCSKERTLVVGGQTTTISCTTNVIDNTGCNGLCNGSISALPAGGTSYTYQWTNGQTTAQLTGICSGTFTVTITDVTGCTSTCTGTVANLGTTISCSASATPNSNCGSACNGTVTATSSGSAAVSYSWSSGQTTQTATGLCAGTYTATVTNAAGCTSTCTAQVTNTLDNINVTATAVNVACFGGSNGGAATTLTGGTAPFNYLWSNGATTKDLSGITAGTYTVIVTSNTGCTVSASCNVTQPGPLMAVSTMTQSICGNCKGKVTLAVTGGIAPYTYQWSNGATTKNISNLCAASYTVTLTDVNGCASGAGATVSDSLVPVVINGSIVNNTGCGSSCNGNIQLTVSGGSTFVYAWSNGRTTKNIFNLCAGVYTVTVTNNLGCNATSSFSVSGSSINVTCTVNSKNNTGCNGNCNGELNAIPSGGSSYAYLWSNGSTTKKITGLCSGNYSVIVTDISGCSNVCSAIVADSSTAISCNATSTLNTGCNGNCNGTATAIPAGNGAFTYAWSNGQTNATATGLCGGNYTVTVTNTNGCSSTCNVAVVNQPETFTVSVSGTNILCNGGNNGTAAATVNGGTAPLTYVWSNGASIATISNLTKGTYTVTVTSAIGCTATASVVLTQPTALSITKSTVKSFCNNCAGKVSITVTGGKSPYTYSWSNGATTKNLATVCSGTYTVIVTDANQCTLTTSAFVADSAVNINITGTPVNNTACNNGCNGSISMNATGGNTFTYSWSNGSTTKNQSGLCAGNYTVTVINNFGCTATKSFSVGGQTTNITCSLTFVNNVSCGTGCFGSATAIPSGGSSYTYIWSNGKTTASLTKLCEGTYTVTVTDISGCTITASVVLLKFDLNLQSTVTKTDNTFCQQGQCTGTATVTPTGGSIYIYQWNTVPIQTTQTATGLCGGTYLSKVTDSITGCIVQKSITITNVNIGFALAIAQTSAIKCAGGTGALSANPTGGSSPFGYLWSNGKTTKSVAGLLTGSYTVTVTAANGCTNQANFTLTEPVALSCNATATANTCANPCNGSISIAGAGGTGSYQYNFGNGFGTSATATSLCAATYTVTVKDANNCSTTCSGIVNNNLPVCTPLMTGTVTNYRTSGQPTNFPRTYFENNFTLVYPNGLLIQSGGCLGAKSITLTDVASVKAVMQATGSPAVLTSNFVNPSLNDLNNTLAAQIAALKLNIDFDSSDPNFAPASTVYLYQMLIDSGPMTGLTVQQLYNQAVSVLSGCSSSYTPTVMRNYCLQVNNSWSLGTKRNNVLKCPTDPCALKFAEYTYNSNDLLQYSVFPNPTINAANLVFLASIIADYSIEVYDTKGRLISNLKGVAYEGINRILIPMENYTRGIYMVNFKYSGETRSTRLIKE; from the coding sequence ATGAAAAAATTATTTACTAAAAACGGTTTACTATTTATTGGTATCCTTTCTATGGTATCTTTTATACCATTTAAATCACAAGCCACTCATTCTGCCGGAGCTGATATTTGGTATGAGAAGGTGGGCAACAATCAGTACAAAATTTCTGTGGCTTTCTTCCGAGATTGCCTAGGTATTTTAGAAGATAATGGTGTATTGGTTCGAGTTAAATCTGTTTCAAAGGGATTTAATCAGGAGTTTATTGCTCCCAAAAAGTCTCCTCCCAATGGAGAAATAGTTACTTTTACATGCCCTACGGGTGTTCCTACATGCCTTGGTGGCACTGCAGTAGGAATAAGAAGATGGGTGTACGAAGTAACCGTTTCATTGCCAGATACTGCTGCCGATTGGACTTTTAGTTGGCGAGAATGTAATAGAAACAATGCCATTACTACGGTTATTAATGCCGGAAATTTTTGTATGTATATTGAAGCTAAATTAAATAATACCATTTTTTCAAACAATAATGCACCAATCTTTACAAACCCACCTATCGCATTAGCTTGTATAGGGCAAAACTTTAACTACAATCAAGGTTCGTATGATTCAGAAGGCGACTCGCTGTTTTATGAACTTATTAATCCAAAACATACAGCGACAGCAAATGTGCCTTTAAATCCTCCTTTTACAGTTATAAGTCCAATGTCTTCGTCCACTCCATTTTCATTAAACTCTTTAACAGGCGCCCTCAATTTTACTCCAACACAAATAGAAGTAGGAATACTTGCATCGCGGGTCAAGGAGTATCGAAATGGGATATTAATAGGAAGTGTTATCAGAGATTTTCAATTTTATACTAGGCCTTGCCCTAACAATACTGCACCTGTTGCAAGCGGTTTTAACGGCACCAATATTTATGAAGATACTATTTGTGCCGGCACAAATGCCTGTTACTTTATGAATTCAATTGACCCGGAAGTAAATCAAAACGTGGTAATGACTTCCAATGTAACCTCAGTTATTCCTGGTTCAACTTTTACTGCTACTAACGCAAGCCGCCCGGTAGGTAATTTTTGCTGGCAAACTGATACTTCGGATGTACGTTCAACTCCTCATGTGTTTACTATCAGAGTAGTGGATGAGTTTTGCCCGGATGCTGCCGTTCAGGATTTTACCTATGCCATTTGGGTTGAAGATGTAAAGGCCGCAATTTCTAAAACAGATGAAACTTGCAATTTGATAGATGGCACAGCTACTGTGGTTCCAACCAATGGGTTGCCCGGATACACATATAGCTACCTATGGAGTAATGGGCAGACTAGTTCGACTGCCTCAAGCTTAGTTGGGGGCACATATACGGTTACGGTAACATCCAATCGAGGATGTACTGTTAGCAAACAAATAGTGGTAGGCGGGCCACCGGTAACTATCAATTTAACTCCAATTGTAAAAGCAAATACAGGATGTAATGGAATTTGTAACGGAGGCATAAATATTTCACCATTAGGCGGTACACTTTACACGTATAACTGGAGCACAGGAACCACCAATACGTTCATTGCAAACCAATGTCAGGGAGTTTACACAGTATTAGTAACCGATGTAAGTGGTTGCACTGCCATCACTTCTGTCACTGTTCCCGATTCAAGTCTGGTTGTAACTTGTAACCTAGCAACAACAAATGATGATGGTTGCCAGGGTGTTTGCAATGGTACTGCAACAGCTACAGCTGTTGCTAGCTCTGCAGTTACCTATTTGTGGAACACAGGTGCAACAACGTCCGCTATCACAGGGTTATGCGGAGGCATCTACACCGTTACGGTTACCGATACTAAAGGATGCAGCAGCACTTGTTCAGGAATCGTTTTAAATCAGAATACTTCCTTTACTGTTTCAGTTTCAAGAATAAACAACACAGGTTGCAATGGGGTTTGCAATGGTTCGCTTACAGCAAATACACAGGGAGGAACACAGTTTACCTATAGTTGGAGCAATGGAGCTACTTCCAAAACGATTTCGGGTATTTGCACAGGCACATATACGGTTATAGTAACAGATGCAAGCGGCTGCACTGCAAGCAGTGTTCGTTCAATTATTGATGGAGGCATTACCATAACCTGCAATGCAACATCATTGCCTAATACCATCTGCAACGGAACTTGCAATGGATCGGCAGTGGTTACTGCAACTGGAGGTACTGCACTTTCGTACCTGTGGTCGAATGGGCAAACAACTGCTTCAGCCTCAGGCTTGTGTCCGCAAACATATACCATAACGGTAACGGATGTAAGCGGATGCTCTTCGTTCTGTGGGGTAGTTGTTGGCAATAACCCCGAGCCTTTTGCCATACAAACTACTAAAACAAATGTAACATGTAATGGAGGTTCAGATGGTAGCATCACCACCAGCATCAGTGGAGGCACCGGCCCATTTTCATTGATATGGTCAAATGGAAATACGAATTTACAGGCAACGGGATTTATAGCAGGAACATATACGGTGACCGTAACTTCAGGACTCGGCTGTACACAGACCTTATCGGTAAGCATCACACAACCTACTAAAATAGTTGCTATGCGGGCAATTACAAAGAGTACTTGTGGCGATTGCTCGGGTAAAATTACGCTAACAGTATCCGGTGGCGTGGGACCATATACCTATCTATGGAGTAATGGAAAAACTACAAAAAATAATCTTAATGTATGTGCAGGCGCCTACAGTGTCACGATTACCGACTCAAGGGGATGCACCATTAATCCTAGCTACAATGTTGGAGACTCTATTATCGCCATCACTATTTTGGGCGTTGTTATAAATAATACCGGTTGTGCCGGAGCATGTAATGGCAGTATTAATGTTACACCATCCGGTGGAGCAGGCTTTACATATCTTTGGAATAACGGAGCCACCTCCAATCAGATTTCAGGAATCTGCGAAGGAAACTATATTGTTACCGTTACTAATAGTGCCGGATGTTCCAAAGAGCGTACGCTTGTAGTTGGTGGTCAAACCACTACTATTTCATGTACCACAAATGTTATAGACAATACCGGTTGTAATGGACTTTGCAATGGCTCCATTTCGGCCTTACCTGCTGGAGGTACTTCATATACCTATCAGTGGACTAATGGTCAGACCACGGCTCAACTAACTGGAATTTGCTCAGGAACGTTTACCGTAACCATTACCGATGTAACAGGTTGCACGTCTACCTGCACGGGCACGGTGGCCAATTTGGGCACGACCATAAGTTGCTCAGCTAGCGCAACTCCTAATTCTAACTGTGGCAGTGCTTGTAACGGAACTGTAACTGCAACATCAAGTGGCAGTGCTGCTGTAAGTTATTCATGGTCGAGTGGACAGACCACACAAACAGCCACAGGGTTATGTGCAGGAACATATACTGCTACAGTTACGAATGCGGCAGGTTGCACCTCAACATGCACGGCACAGGTAACCAATACCCTCGACAATATTAATGTCACGGCCACTGCAGTAAACGTTGCTTGCTTTGGCGGTTCGAATGGTGGTGCAGCAACAACTCTTACCGGAGGTACAGCGCCTTTTAATTATCTTTGGTCTAATGGAGCTACAACTAAGGATTTAAGCGGAATAACAGCAGGAACCTATACTGTAATAGTAACATCTAATACCGGATGCACAGTAAGTGCATCCTGCAATGTTACGCAGCCAGGTCCTTTAATGGCAGTAAGCACCATGACGCAAAGCATTTGTGGAAATTGTAAAGGCAAGGTAACCCTTGCAGTAACGGGCGGTATTGCACCTTATACCTATCAATGGAGTAATGGAGCCACTACTAAAAACATTTCAAATTTATGTGCTGCATCATACACCGTAACTCTTACAGATGTCAATGGATGTGCTTCTGGAGCAGGCGCTACAGTATCTGATAGCCTCGTTCCGGTTGTCATAAATGGGTCAATTGTTAATAATACGGGTTGCGGTAGTAGTTGCAACGGAAACATTCAACTTACAGTTAGTGGCGGTAGTACTTTTGTCTATGCATGGAGCAATGGACGTACTACCAAGAATATTTTCAATTTATGTGCAGGAGTATATACGGTTACTGTAACAAATAATTTGGGTTGCAACGCCACTTCATCTTTCTCTGTTTCGGGCAGTTCCATTAATGTGACATGTACTGTTAATTCAAAAAATAACACCGGTTGTAATGGAAACTGTAATGGCGAGCTAAATGCAATTCCATCCGGAGGTAGTTCGTATGCTTACTTATGGAGCAATGGATCTACTACTAAGAAAATAACAGGATTATGTAGCGGAAACTATTCGGTTATTGTAACAGATATAAGTGGATGCAGCAATGTGTGCAGCGCAATAGTTGCCGATAGTAGCACAGCCATAAGTTGCAATGCTACTTCTACCTTAAATACAGGATGTAATGGCAACTGTAATGGAACCGCAACAGCTATTCCCGCAGGTAACGGAGCATTTACCTATGCCTGGAGCAATGGACAAACTAATGCCACGGCAACTGGCCTTTGTGGAGGAAACTATACAGTTACTGTTACTAATACAAACGGTTGCTCATCAACTTGTAATGTAGCTGTTGTAAACCAGCCTGAGACATTTACAGTTTCAGTTAGCGGAACAAATATTTTGTGCAACGGAGGTAATAATGGAACAGCTGCAGCCACTGTTAATGGGGGCACTGCGCCATTAACTTACGTGTGGAGTAATGGTGCTTCTATTGCAACTATAAGCAACCTAACTAAAGGAACATATACGGTAACAGTAACGTCTGCAATTGGATGTACCGCAACTGCTTCGGTTGTGCTAACACAGCCTACAGCACTTTCAATTACTAAGTCAACTGTTAAATCTTTCTGTAATAATTGTGCGGGTAAGGTCAGCATTACTGTGACAGGCGGTAAATCTCCATATACTTACAGTTGGAGCAATGGAGCTACTACCAAGAATTTAGCAACGGTGTGTTCAGGTACGTATACTGTAATAGTTACCGATGCTAACCAATGCACCCTGACTACCTCGGCTTTTGTGGCTGATAGTGCGGTAAATATTAACATTACGGGTACACCAGTCAATAATACAGCCTGTAATAATGGTTGTAATGGCAGTATTAGCATGAATGCAACCGGTGGCAACACCTTTACCTACAGTTGGAGCAATGGCAGCACCACCAAAAATCAATCAGGTTTATGTGCAGGCAACTATACTGTAACCGTAATCAATAACTTCGGATGTACAGCAACCAAGTCATTTAGTGTAGGTGGGCAAACTACCAATATCACATGCTCCCTTACTTTTGTAAATAATGTTAGTTGTGGCACAGGGTGTTTTGGTTCAGCAACAGCCATACCATCAGGTGGCAGTAGCTACACGTATATATGGAGCAACGGCAAAACCACAGCTTCGCTCACCAAGTTGTGTGAAGGAACTTATACGGTAACTGTTACAGATATTTCGGGATGTACCATTACCGCAAGCGTGGTTTTACTAAAATTTGATCTTAACTTACAGTCAACCGTTACTAAAACGGATAATACATTCTGCCAGCAAGGACAATGCACAGGAACAGCTACCGTTACACCAACAGGTGGATCGATCTATATTTATCAATGGAATACCGTGCCGATACAAACTACCCAAACAGCAACCGGATTATGCGGGGGCACCTATCTGTCGAAGGTAACAGATTCTATAACGGGTTGTATCGTGCAGAAGTCGATTACAATAACCAATGTAAACATTGGTTTTGCGCTAGCCATTGCACAAACATCAGCTATTAAATGTGCCGGAGGCACGGGAGCATTATCAGCAAACCCTACTGGTGGAAGCTCGCCTTTTGGTTATTTATGGAGCAATGGAAAAACGACAAAGAGTGTGGCAGGACTTCTGACGGGTTCGTATACTGTTACGGTTACTGCTGCCAATGGATGTACTAATCAGGCTAACTTCACCCTTACTGAACCCGTTGCGTTAAGTTGCAATGCCACGGCAACTGCAAATACCTGCGCCAATCCGTGCAACGGTTCCATTAGCATTGCTGGTGCCGGAGGCACAGGAAGCTATCAGTACAACTTTGGAAATGGTTTTGGAACATCAGCTACTGCAACAAGTTTGTGTGCTGCAACGTATACGGTTACTGTTAAAGATGCCAACAACTGCTCAACTACCTGCAGTGGAATAGTGAATAATAATTTGCCGGTTTGTACTCCGTTAATGACCGGAACTGTTACCAATTATCGTACATCCGGACAACCTACTAATTTTCCACGCACGTATTTTGAAAATAATTTTACTCTTGTTTATCCAAATGGCTTGCTGATTCAGTCAGGTGGATGTCTGGGAGCTAAATCTATTACCTTGACAGATGTAGCAAGTGTTAAAGCCGTAATGCAGGCTACCGGCAGCCCGGCAGTGCTTACTTCCAATTTTGTTAATCCATCATTGAATGATTTAAATAATACGTTGGCTGCGCAGATTGCTGCTCTTAAATTAAATATTGATTTTGATAGTAGTGATCCAAACTTCGCTCCGGCAAGCACGGTTTATTTGTATCAAATGCTCATAGACTCAGGACCTATGACCGGACTTACTGTACAGCAATTGTATAACCAAGCTGTGAGCGTATTGTCGGGTTGCAGTAGCAGCTACACGCCAACCGTCATGCGCAATTATTGTTTGCAAGTAAACAACTCCTGGAGTTTAGGAACAAAAAGAAACAATGTTCTCAAGTGCCCTACTGATCCATGTGCATTAAAGTTTGCAGAGTATACCTACAATTCAAACGACCTGTTGCAGTATTCTGTATTTCCAAATCCAACCATCAATGCTGCCAATCTGGTATTTTTAGCTTCGATAATAGCTGATTATTCAATAGAGGTTTACGATACGAAGGGTAGGTTAATTTCGAACCTGAAAGGCGTTGCTTATGAAGGTATCAATCGGATTTTAATTCCTATGGAGAATTATACAAGAGGAATTTACATGGTTAATTTCAAGTATAGTGGAGAAACCCGTAGTACTAGATTAATTAAGGAATAA
- the trmB gene encoding tRNA (guanosine(46)-N7)-methyltransferase TrmB: MGKNKLKRWADLLTMERVFQPNETVRTSDFELKGKWNEIVFCNHNPIVLELGCGRGEYTIGLANEYKQKNFIGIDIKGARLWRGARTANDENILNAAFLRTRIETIVNCFGANEISELWITFPDPQPGDREHKRLTNPRFILAYKKFLCSNGIIHLKSDDQDFFDYSTEILKTFPGKFIFHTSDLYKDITNDKILSIKTTYEGIWLAKGKKIGYLSFQFE, translated from the coding sequence ATGGGAAAAAATAAGCTTAAACGTTGGGCCGACTTGCTGACTATGGAGCGCGTATTTCAGCCAAATGAAACTGTGCGTACTAGTGATTTCGAGTTAAAGGGTAAGTGGAATGAAATCGTATTTTGCAACCATAATCCGATTGTGCTTGAGTTAGGCTGCGGACGCGGTGAGTATACCATTGGGCTAGCCAACGAATACAAGCAAAAGAATTTTATTGGCATAGATATCAAAGGCGCACGCCTTTGGCGTGGCGCACGAACAGCAAATGACGAAAACATTCTGAACGCTGCCTTTTTGAGAACAAGAATCGAAACCATTGTAAATTGTTTTGGTGCTAACGAAATAAGCGAATTATGGATAACCTTTCCCGATCCTCAGCCGGGCGACAGGGAACATAAAAGATTGACTAACCCCCGATTTATTTTAGCCTATAAAAAATTTCTATGCTCCAACGGTATTATTCACCTTAAGTCCGATGACCAAGATTTTTTTGATTACAGTACAGAAATTTTAAAAACGTTTCCGGGCAAATTTATTTTTCATACTTCTGATTTATACAAAGATATAACCAATGACAAAATACTTTCTATAAAAACCACGTATGAGGGAATATGGCTTGCTAAAGGAAAAAAAATTGGCTACTTGTCTTTTCAATTTGAATAA
- the kdsB gene encoding 3-deoxy-manno-octulosonate cytidylyltransferase — translation MNIIVIIPARYGSTRFPGKPLAEINGMTMIQRVYNQCKMATRIKGVVVATDDKRILKHVQSFGGHAVMTNHSLPSGTDRCAAALELLSQPIDAVINVQGDEPFIHPEQIDEIAALLWEEDVLIATLIKESADPLLFSNPNCVKAVVDANKKELYFSRSAIPYVRDDQNRLFYRHIGIYGYQAEILKQLVTLPPTPLELAEKLEQLRWLENGYSIQTATTRFESHGIDTPEDLDLIIAAKK, via the coding sequence ATGAATATCATTGTTATCATACCTGCACGTTATGGCTCCACTCGATTTCCGGGCAAGCCCCTTGCTGAAATAAATGGCATGACCATGATACAAAGGGTATATAATCAATGCAAAATGGCTACTCGAATTAAAGGCGTTGTAGTAGCTACCGATGATAAACGTATATTGAAACATGTACAAAGTTTTGGTGGCCACGCTGTAATGACAAACCATTCGCTGCCAAGTGGAACCGACCGTTGTGCCGCAGCCCTTGAATTATTAAGCCAACCCATTGACGCGGTAATCAATGTGCAGGGAGACGAACCGTTTATACACCCTGAACAAATAGACGAAATTGCAGCATTGCTTTGGGAAGAGGATGTACTTATTGCAACATTAATTAAAGAATCTGCCGACCCACTCTTATTTTCTAATCCAAATTGTGTTAAGGCGGTGGTGGATGCTAACAAAAAGGAGCTTTATTTTAGTAGAAGTGCAATTCCGTATGTTCGGGACGATCAAAACCGCCTGTTTTACAGACATATAGGAATTTACGGTTACCAGGCCGAAATATTGAAACAACTAGTGACCTTGCCACCAACTCCCCTTGAATTAGCAGAAAAATTAGAACAATTGCGCTGGCTTGAAAATGGATATTCGATTCAAACCGCTACCACTAGGTTCGAATCTCATGGAATTGATACTCCTGAAGATCTTGATCTAATAATTGCAGCAAAAAAATAA
- a CDS encoding NifU family protein, whose amino-acid sequence MEEKKPLIVYMEQTPNPNALKYVCSHLLLADGSLEFLTKREAINCPLAYQLFDFTGVRGVFISQNFVTITKEKDLDWWEIQNILREFIRGFLLSGEPIIDNKIAAGTLDFEEHVEKPALTPETQNNPKAAPAQLLSNDEIEKRIIATLDEYVRPAVAMDGGAIDFRAFENGKVTLVLKGSCNGCPSSTVTLKQGIERVLKSMVPGVEEVVAVN is encoded by the coding sequence ATGGAAGAAAAAAAACCGTTAATTGTATATATGGAGCAAACGCCCAATCCCAATGCATTAAAGTATGTTTGCTCTCACTTGCTGTTGGCTGATGGAAGCCTCGAATTCTTAACCAAGAGAGAGGCTATTAACTGTCCTCTGGCTTATCAATTATTTGATTTTACTGGAGTTCGTGGTGTTTTTATTTCCCAAAACTTTGTTACCATAACGAAGGAAAAAGATCTTGATTGGTGGGAAATACAAAATATACTACGTGAATTTATACGCGGTTTTCTGCTCAGTGGCGAACCCATTATAGATAATAAAATAGCTGCAGGCACACTTGACTTTGAAGAACATGTTGAAAAGCCGGCACTAACCCCAGAAACGCAAAACAATCCAAAGGCTGCACCTGCTCAACTTTTAAGCAATGATGAAATAGAAAAAAGAATTATTGCAACATTGGATGAGTATGTTCGGCCAGCAGTGGCAATGGATGGTGGAGCCATCGATTTTCGTGCATTCGAAAACGGAAAGGTTACCCTTGTTCTTAAAGGATCGTGCAATGGATGTCCCTCGTCTACGGTAACCTTAAAACAAGGTATCGAACGAGTACTAAAATCAATGGTGCCCGGTGTAGAAGAAGTTGTTGCAGTTAATTAA
- the lhgO gene encoding L-2-hydroxyglutarate oxidase gives MEKRFDVSILGGGIVGTATLLKIKTQFPNLKVLLIEKENEIAAHQTGHNSGVIHSGIYYKPGSFKAKNCVDGRRELVSFAMEHHIPHDVCGKVIVATRHSELEHLSRVFNNGKANGVEGIERITALQVKDIEPHCHGIEGIWVPCTGIIDFVAASKKFVELAKSKFSDTTVVLGETVESLEKYDNVTHIKTSKSTYTSNYVINCTGLQCDRIAKLDGVNPDMKIVGFRGDYYELTDKAKHKVRNLIYPVPNPEFPFLGVHFTRMTNGDTECGPNAVFTFKREGYGKTDFNLRDTWDALTYGGTWKLFRKHWRFGLDEYRRAFSKKLFLSRLQLLVPSLTMEDLKPGRAGVRAMALDKDGNMIDDFNIVKGTNTLHVLNAPSPAATACLAIGNEITQMAKEHFKLTNV, from the coding sequence ATGGAAAAAAGGTTCGATGTAAGTATTCTGGGGGGAGGTATTGTAGGCACAGCCACATTACTCAAGATAAAAACGCAATTTCCAAACCTGAAAGTTTTACTTATCGAAAAAGAAAATGAAATAGCTGCTCATCAAACAGGACATAATTCAGGGGTAATACATTCTGGAATTTATTATAAACCGGGTTCGTTCAAAGCAAAAAACTGTGTAGATGGAAGACGGGAATTAGTTTCCTTTGCAATGGAGCACCATATACCTCACGATGTTTGTGGTAAAGTAATTGTTGCAACAAGGCACAGCGAACTTGAACACTTAAGCAGAGTATTTAATAATGGGAAAGCAAACGGAGTAGAAGGAATTGAAAGAATAACTGCTTTGCAGGTAAAAGATATAGAGCCCCATTGCCATGGGATAGAAGGTATATGGGTGCCCTGCACAGGGATAATTGATTTTGTGGCTGCTTCCAAAAAATTTGTTGAGTTGGCCAAATCAAAGTTTTCAGATACTACAGTTGTGTTAGGAGAAACCGTAGAATCACTTGAAAAATATGACAACGTTACCCATATTAAAACCAGCAAATCAACCTATACCTCCAACTATGTAATTAATTGCACCGGTCTTCAATGTGATCGTATTGCTAAGCTTGATGGAGTAAATCCTGATATGAAAATAGTAGGGTTCAGAGGCGATTATTATGAACTCACTGATAAGGCAAAGCACAAGGTTCGCAATTTAATATATCCTGTTCCCAACCCGGAGTTTCCATTCTTAGGTGTACATTTTACCAGAATGACCAATGGTGATACGGAGTGTGGCCCAAATGCCGTTTTTACTTTTAAGCGCGAAGGATATGGGAAAACCGATTTCAACTTACGCGACACTTGGGATGCACTGACTTATGGTGGAACATGGAAGTTGTTTCGCAAACATTGGCGCTTTGGTCTGGATGAATACCGAAGAGCTTTTTCGAAGAAACTATTTTTGTCGCGTCTGCAATTGTTGGTTCCATCGTTAACGATGGAAGACTTAAAACCCGGGCGGGCCGGAGTGCGGGCAATGGCACTTGATAAAGATGGTAACATGATTGATGACTTTAATATCGTGAAAGGTACAAACACCTTACATGTACTTAATGCACCCTCACCGGCAGCTACCGCTTGCCTCGCTATAGGAAATGAGATTACGCAAATGGCCAAAGAACATTTTAAACTAACCAACGTATAA